A part of Carettochelys insculpta isolate YL-2023 chromosome 1, ASM3395843v1, whole genome shotgun sequence genomic DNA contains:
- the ZP4 gene encoding zona pellucida sperm-binding protein 4: protein MAGLGQSGHTLGVILFCVWYCSLALETGYGFLEDPNFLFCGRKSLQFALPLNNDGRMSLEVTAWDTLGRLHTLQNDSTCGVWVLQTPEGAKKVDAAYDGCYVYEWNGNYVMVVGIEGTDAAGYRVFQEKRELKCPAAQPALDAPSPGICAAVLSQDRVPCAPSPITQGDCEERGCCYNPTDRLNPCYYGNTVTAQCTPDGQFSIVVSRDVTLPPLILESVHLASESGASCLPVVKNNAFVLFQFPLSACGTTFQNDGNQGSYENELVADKDVSTWRRASITRDSTFRLHVRCSYSTSGNFLPLSIQVFTLPPPSAVSQPGPLSLELRIATDQGYGSYYADRDYPVVKVLRDPIYVEVRILQKTDPSLVLVLHQCWATPSTNPQQQPQWPILVDGCPYTGDNYQTQLVPVGAARGLQFPSHYQRFIISTFTFVDSASQQTLTGPVYLHCSASVCQPSLLSSCTTTCPAAARGRRSTEHHLDGLSHVTSQGPVILLQDGSKGETAMDGLGLALSTRESWSLVWASGALLGALFLSLLAAVWWRSKRCGLN from the exons ATGGCTGGCTTAGGGCAGAGTGGGCACACCTTAGGTGTGATACTCTTTTGTGTGTGGTATTGTTCCTTGGCTCTAGAAACTGGATATGGTTTTTTAGAGGACCCTAATTTCTTGTTCTGTGGTAGAAAAAGCCTGCAATTTGCTTTGCCTCTGAACAATGATGGAAGGATGTCTCTTGAAGTGACTGCTTGGG ATACTCTTGGGAGGCTGCACACCCTGCAGAATGACTCCAcctgtggggtgtgggtgcttcAGACTCCAGAAGGTGCCAAGAAAGTTGATGCTGCCTATGATGGCTGTTATGTTTATGAATGG AATGGCAATTATGTGATGGTGGTTGGGATTGAAGGGACAGATGCAGCTGGGTACAGGGTTTTCCAAGAAAAGAGAGAGCTCAagtgccctgcagcccagccag CCCTGGATGCTCCAAGCCCCGGTATTTGTGCTGCTGTCCTAAGCCAGGACAGAGTGCCTTGTGCCCCTTCACCTATCACGCAGGGAGACTGTGAAGAAAGAGGCTGTTGCTACAATCCTACTGATAGACTGAATCCTTGTTACTATGGCAACACAG TTACTGCACAATGCACTCCAGATGGACAGTTCTCCATTGTGGTGTCTCGGGATGTGACTCTACCACCACTGATACTGGAGTCAGTGCATTTGGCCAGTGAGAGCGGTGCCAGCTGTCTTCCTGTGGTGAAGAACAATGCTTTTGTCCTGTTCCAGTTTCCACTGTCTGCCTGTGGCACCACTTTCCAG AATGATGGCAACCAGGGTTCATATGAAAACGAACTGGTAGCAGATAAGGATGTGAGCACCTGGAGACGAGCATCCATCACCCGTGACAGCACCTTCAG GTTGCATGTCCGGTGTAGCTATTCTACCAGTGGCAACTTCCTCCCCTTGAGCATCCAGGTCTTCACTTTGCCACCACCCTCTGCTGTGTCCCAGCCCGGTCCCCTCTCACTGGAGCTGCGCATAGCCACAG ACCAGGGTTATGGCTCCTACTATGCAGACAGGGATTACCCTGTGGTAAAGGTCCTACGTGATCCGATATATGTGGAGGTCCGGATCCTGCAGAAGACTGACCCAAGTCTAGTTCTGGTTCTCCACCAGTGCTGGGCCACTCCCAGCACTAatcctcagcagcagccacagtggCCAATATTGGTGGATGG GTGCCCATACACAGGAGACAACTATCAAACAcagctggtgcctgtgggagctGCCAGAGGACTCCAGTTCCCATCTCACTACCAGCGCTTCATCATCAGCACCTTCACCTTCGTGGACTCTGCTTCCCAGCAGACACTTACAGGCCCA GTGTACCTGCACTGCAGTGCCTCAGTGTGCCAGCCCTCCTTGTTGTCATCCTGTAccaccacctgccctgctgcagccc GGGGCAGAAGGAGCACTGAGCACCATCTGGATGGCCTCTCCCATGTCACCAGCCAGGGACCTGTAATTCTCCTCCAGGacgggtcaaagggagaaactgccATGGATGGATTGG GCTTGGCTCTGAGCACTAGAGAATCCTGGAGTCTAGTATGGGCCAGTGGAGCACTCCTAGGGGCTCTGTTCCTGTCACTCCTGGCTGCTGTGTGGTGGAGATCAAAGAGATGTGGCTTAAACTAA